Genomic segment of Umezawaea sp. Da 62-37:
GGGGCGGATGAGCAGGAGCGGCGGGCCACGTCGGCGTTGTTGGCGGTGATGTCGGCGGTGCGGGAGTTCGGGCGGGTGTTGACGCAGCCGTTGGGGGCGCCCGCGGCGGCGGTGCGGACGTTCATCGAGGTGCCGTTCGACCTGGAGGGGCGCAAGGTCATTCCGGACGGGCTGGTCAGGGTTGTGCGGGGGCAGCGGTCGTGGACGGCGTTGGTCGAGGTGAAGACCGGGACCAACGACTTGCAGAAGGAGCAGTTGGAGAACTACCTCGACGTCGCGAGGGAGAACGGGTTCGACGCGGTGGTGACTATCTCCAACGAGATTCCGGCGATGCCGGGGCAGCACCCGACGGCGGTCGACAAGCGGAAGTTGCGGAAGGTCGCGTTGCACCACCTGTCGTGGACGGAGGTGCTCGGCGAGGCGGTCATGCAGAAGGAGCACCGCGGGGTCGCGGACCCGGATCAGGCGTGGGTCCTGGGGGAGCTGATCCGGTACCTGGAGCACCCGCGGTCCGGGGCGATGGCGTTCGAGGACATGGGGGCCTCCTGGGTGCCGTTGCGGGAGGCGATCGCCGCGGGCACGTTGCGGCCGATGGACAAGAGCGCGCCGGAGATCGCGTTGCGGTTCGACGCGCTGCTGCGGTTCGCCTCGCTGCAACTGGGCCGCAGGCTCGGCACCGAGGTGACGCCCGCGTTGACGCGCAAGGAACTGGCGGACCCGCAGAGCCGCATGGCGAAGCAGGTCGCGCAGCTGGTGGACGAGGGGCGGCTCAGCGGGGGGATCCAGATCCCCGGCACGGTGGGCACGCTGCACGTCGTCGCCGACCTGCGAGCGGGCCGGGTGCTGTGCCACGTCGACCTGGACGCACCCAAGGAGGGGCGGCCCACCACCCGGATCAACTGGCTCGTCCGGCAGCTCAAGGACGCTCCCGGCTCGTTGCGCCTGGAGGCCTTCGCGCTGCACGGGCGCGGCGCGGGAGCCTCCGAGCTGCTGGCGTTCGTGCGCGACAACCCCGGTGTGCTGCTCGTCGACCCGCAGAAGGAGATCCGCGGCTTCCGGATCGAGCAGTCCGGCCCGATGGGCGCCAAGCGCGGCACCGGGCGGGGCTCCTTCATCGACTCGGTGCTCGGGTCCGTGACGGGCTTCTACGAGGAGGTCGTGCAGACCCTCAAGCCCTGGTCCGCCACGCCGCCGAGGATCCGGCCCGAAGAGGACTTCGCGCCACCGGCGGACGTGCCGGTCGCGCTGGTCTCGACCGCGCCCTCCTCGCAGGACGGGGTGGACACGATCCGGATGAGCGGCAGTCTGCTGTAGTCGGTTCACGGGATTCAGTGAACCGACGACCACCGACGAAAACCGGCCCTGAAGCCGTCACTCGATCGGGTAGACCCGAAAGGGGTCAGCTCCAGGACGGCAGCCAGCGCTGCGCTTCCCACATCTCCGGCGTGATCGGGTCGCCGTTCAGGATCGGCCACAGCCACACGAAGTTCGCCACCACCAGCCCCACGTACAGGGCCACGGCGAGCATCCCGGTGCCCCGCCTCTCCTTGCCCGCCACCACGGGCCCGAGCACGTGCCCGAGCGCCAGGGTGATCAGCAGGACCAGGAACGGTGCCATCGGCGTCACGTAGAAGAAGTACATCTGCCGGTCCAGGTTCAGGAACCACGGCAGCAGCCCGGCCATGTACGCCACCAGGACGCCCGCGTACCGCCAGTCCAGGCGCGCGATGGACCGCCACAGCGCCCACCCGATCGCCGGGAACGCCAGCCACCACATCGCGGGCGTGCCGATCAGCATGATCGCGCCGACGCAACTGGCCTGCCCGCAGCCCTGCACCGAGCCCTCGAAGTAGTAGAGCATCGGCCGCAGCCCCATCGGCCACGTCCACGGCTTGGACTCCCACGGGTGCCGGTTCTTGTCCGAGGTCACCAGGTGGCTGTGGAAGTCGAGCACGTTGCCGCTGTAGTACCAGAGCGCCCGCAGCGCCTCCGGCACGAACGACTCCTTGCCGATCTTCACGCCCGCCACGTGCCGGTCGATGCCGGTCTCGCTGGCGAACCACGCCCACCACGTGCCGAGGTAGACCAGGATCGGGATGATCAGCAGCGCCACCAGCGACGGCAGCAGGTCCCGCACGATCGTGCCGAGCCACGGGCTGCGCACCCCCGCCTGCCGCCGGGCCAGCGCGCTCCACACCACCGACAGCACGCCGAACGCGGCCACGTACCAGAGGCCGGACCACTTCACGCCGCACGCGAGCCCGGTCGCGACGCCCGCGCCGAACCGCCACCAGCGGAACCCGAGCCACGGCCCGTAGGGCGAGTTGTCGATCCACCCCTCGCGCACGGCCTCCGCGAGCCTGGTCCGCATCTGGTCGCGGTCCACCAGCAGGCAGCCGAACGCGATCACCACGAACACGGCCAGGAAGATGTCGAGCATCCCCATCCGCGACTGGACGTGCGAGACGCCGTCGCAGATCAGCAGCACACCGGCGATCGCGCCGAGCAGGTCGGACCCCGTCAGCCGCCGGGCGATCCGGATGATCAGCAGGATGCTGACCGTGCCCGCGACCGCCGAGGCGAACCGCCAGCCGAACCCGTCGTAGCCGAACATCCACTCGCCCAGCCCGATGAGCTGCTTGGCCAGCGGCGGGTGCACGACGAGTTCGTAGCCGGGGTTGTCCTCGTAACCGCCGTTGCGCACCACCTGCGCCGCCTGCGGCACGTAGTGCTTCTCGTCGAAGATCGGCGTGCCCTTGTCGGTCGGGAACCCGAGGTTCCAGAACCGGACGAGGCCGCCGACGAGCGCGACGGACAGGGTCATCACCCAGCCGCGCCACCGGTTCGACGGCACGCGCGGCATCAGCGCCGCGGCCCGCTCCTCGCGGTCGGCGCCTTCCGGACGCGACGTCGGCGGGACGTCTCCGACGTCGACCACGTCGTCTGGTGACTGCGGGGCGAGGAGGCTCACGGGTGCGATCGTAGGGTGAAGGCTGTGAGTCCCGTATCTGGATCAGGCCGTTTGGTTCTGGCAGCCACCCCGCTCGGTGATGTCCGCGACGCTTCCCCGAGGCTCGTGGAGGCGTTGGGGACCGCGGACGTCGTGGCGGCCGAGGACACCCGCAGGCTGCACTGGCTGACGTCCGCGCTGAACGTGAAGCCCACCGGCCGGGTGGTCAGCTTCTACGACCAGGTCGAGGTGAGCAGGCTCCCCGGCCTGGTGGAGGCGATGCGCGCGGGGTCGACGGTGCTGCTGGTGACCGACGCGGGCATGCCCAGCGTGTCCGATCCCGGCTACTCGCTGGTGGCCGCGTGCGTGGCCGAGGACCTGCCCGTCACGTGCCTGCCCGGCCCGTCGGCGGTGACGACGGCGCTGGCGGTGTCGGGGCTGCCGTGCGACCGGTTCTGCTTCGACGGGTTCCCGCCGCGCAAGCAGGGGGAGCGGCGCAAGTGGTTCGCGGCGCTCAAGACCGAGCAGCGGACCGTCGTGTTCTTCGAGTCGCCGCACCGGATCGCGGACACGCTGGCCGACGCCGCGTTCGTGCTGGGCGCCGACCGGGCGGCCGCGGTGTGCCGCGAGCTGACCAAGACCTACGAGGAGGTCAAGCGCGGCGGCCTCGGGGAACTCGCCGAATGGGCCGTCGACGGCGTGCGCGGCGAGATCACCGTCGTGCTGGCCGGCGCCGAACCCCCCGAGGCGCCGACGGACCTGGCGTCGCTGGTCGCCGAGGTGCGCCAGCGGGTCGCCGACGGGGAACGGATGAAGTCCGCCGCCGCCGAGGTCGCCGAGGCCGCGGGCGTGAGCAAGAAG
This window contains:
- a CDS encoding dolichyl-phosphate-mannose--protein mannosyltransferase encodes the protein MSLLAPQSPDDVVDVGDVPPTSRPEGADREERAAALMPRVPSNRWRGWVMTLSVALVGGLVRFWNLGFPTDKGTPIFDEKHYVPQAAQVVRNGGYEDNPGYELVVHPPLAKQLIGLGEWMFGYDGFGWRFASAVAGTVSILLIIRIARRLTGSDLLGAIAGVLLICDGVSHVQSRMGMLDIFLAVFVVIAFGCLLVDRDQMRTRLAEAVREGWIDNSPYGPWLGFRWWRFGAGVATGLACGVKWSGLWYVAAFGVLSVVWSALARRQAGVRSPWLGTIVRDLLPSLVALLIIPILVYLGTWWAWFASETGIDRHVAGVKIGKESFVPEALRALWYYSGNVLDFHSHLVTSDKNRHPWESKPWTWPMGLRPMLYYFEGSVQGCGQASCVGAIMLIGTPAMWWLAFPAIGWALWRSIARLDWRYAGVLVAYMAGLLPWFLNLDRQMYFFYVTPMAPFLVLLITLALGHVLGPVVAGKERRGTGMLAVALYVGLVVANFVWLWPILNGDPITPEMWEAQRWLPSWS
- the rsmI gene encoding 16S rRNA (cytidine(1402)-2'-O)-methyltransferase, with the protein product MSPVSGSGRLVLAATPLGDVRDASPRLVEALGTADVVAAEDTRRLHWLTSALNVKPTGRVVSFYDQVEVSRLPGLVEAMRAGSTVLLVTDAGMPSVSDPGYSLVAACVAEDLPVTCLPGPSAVTTALAVSGLPCDRFCFDGFPPRKQGERRKWFAALKTEQRTVVFFESPHRIADTLADAAFVLGADRAAAVCRELTKTYEEVKRGGLGELAEWAVDGVRGEITVVLAGAEPPEAPTDLASLVAEVRQRVADGERMKSAAAEVAEAAGVSKKALYDAAVSAR